ACAACAAGAAAGAGATTTACGAAATTTTCAATAAAATCTCAGTAGTGATGACAAAGGATTAACCTTTTATTACTATTGATTAATACTTAGTAGTAACTCCGAACATAAAATAAAAATACACACAACTAATATTAACAAATTGTCGAAAAATGAAAAGATATTTATTTAATTCTTTTTGTATTTATATCGAATACGAAAGAATGTCCACATTATCTGAAGATAGATGATATAACCGATAAAAGAATACCAGTGTCTCCATAATTCATTATGTTTAAACCACCCAACTTTTTCAGACCCTATTTCCAGCAGCATGGCAGCTAGTCCGCAGATCGCTAACATAATCATTCTCTCAAGCCGAGTGGAATACTTAAAAACAAACAGCAGAAAAACAGTGGAAAGAGGGAGAAGCACCAGTGTAAAACCAATATGAATATCAAAGACTTCAGGAAATGGACGAACAGGAAAAGAATATAAGCCCTTTGAAATTAAAATAAGATCAAGGGTAGTGGCGATGATGGCCGCTAGAAGCATTTGCTGAACCAGCACAGGCATGTTTTCAGGAAAATAAAATTTTCTTTGCCATCGCAGCCATTTCAATCTTTTCAAGATTTTCACAATAAAGATGCTGCACAGCTCCTTTCACTTCATAGCTTTCTCTAATGAGATAATGAACAATTGCAGGATCTTCAAACCAATCCTTGCCATCAGCCTTTGTATGAAATATGTTTTCCCAAGCATAATTTAAAGGAGGGCTGTAAAGCTTTGCAGAATTGTTGATTAATTGGCAGTTTTTTATTTTGCGTTTCAAGTTATTTCCAGGTAAATTTTCTCTTATATCATGAAAGAGTTGATTCCAGTAATCTTTCCTTGAACCCGAATGGGGGGTGCTCTCCGCCCATTTTGTTATCCTTTGCAGTCTGGATTCAGAAGCAAATAAGAGTTCATACAGTCGTTTACCTAACATAACCCTCTCGCGCAATGAAGCAAAATGCTGGAGCGTCTGACCAATAAGTTTCACTTGTTTCCCTGATTGATCTGGTAAAGGAAATAATATTTGATTGAATTTAAATAAATCCTGTACTTGAAATTCAAGAGTATCAAGCACTGTTTGTTGATAATGGTGGTTTTGGATTAAACGGCCTTCTAAGTAATTTTGTTCATTGACCACTTGAGCTATGGCGAGTGAGTAGTTATCGAAACTGTTCCAAAAATACTTCCAAACGGTTTCCATAAAGATAGAGACACCGAAAAAAGGAAGTAAATAAAATAATGGACGCTGCTGTTTTTTACTTTCTTCATATATTAAGAATTGAGGATAAGCATCTTGAAAGATCAGCCAATTCCCTCGTTCGAGAAACAGAAAGTAATGAGTCCTTTCTTCTGCAGACAAAATTTCCGGAAGAAATTCTCCTTTTAAGTCTGTCATGTTCCAACCGCCGTTTCTTGAGACCATATGTCCGAGAAATGCCCAATGGATTTCTGTGTGGTTCAAGTAAAAGCTTAAATAAGCCTGCGTACGGGTGAGATTATTTACATTGAACTGCTCGGTCTTCGCTTTGATGCTGTTAATTATTGATTGTTCATAGTCAGTAAGAGATAACTGGTTTCCGGGCAATGTGCTGTTTAGCTGATCCTTTAAATCTTTTTTCAACCTTTTTAAATGCTTGGGAAGAACAGGATGATGAAGAGACCATAATTTTTCTAAGTTTAGCAAGGAAACGCTCCCCCTTTATACCAAGACAAATGATAAAGGTTTGTCTATTCCATCTTATTAAGAAAAGAGGAAGCAAATGATTGTAATTACACTCGATCTTATTTATTAGCTGATTTTATTGGTGAAAAAGGATTTCGAATAAATGTACAGAATGGGATTAAAGAAAGGATAAGGAGCTGCGAATCATGAAGAGACATGAGATTATAGGAGAATCATCATTATAGACTCCATACAGAATCAGGCAGGGAGCAAGGAGGACCTTCCTTTTTGGTGGGACAGGTTATTTGGCTGTCTTACCTGAATACATAGGAAGAGGTTCAGGCACATGTATGCCTTAACGGCTGTTACGGAATTAATGCTTTCTTGTCTTTCTTGTGTCGTTAAATGTGGACGGCCGTAACCCAGTGATCGGGTATTATACAAGAGTATTCATTTTATACCATGGCGCAGAAAGGGCACAACTTGGGATATGATTGTTGAACTGACTGATACTAAGCGTATTATAAGGAAGGGGGAAGAGTATGAAAGTAAGAATTGAGTGGATTTACCGTACACTAAAAGGAACAGAAACCAGTTTCAGTTCAGAAAACATGAACGCCAGTAAAGCACTTTTGATAGCAGAGGATCTGGAAAAGTCAGGAAGAGTGGGTGCTATCTCTTTTATCGATAGCCATGATACGGCTTTAAGCATAAAAGAACTGCGGAAGTATCTTCAAGGTATCCAGACGGAGCCCCATAACGTCACGGTTTATTTCGATGGAGGGTTTGATATCAAAACGCATTCTTCAGGCTTAGGGTGTGCGATATACTATGAGCAAAATGGCAAATTTTTTCGACTAAGAAGAAACGCACTTGTCGA
This Halobacillus salinarum DNA region includes the following protein-coding sequences:
- a CDS encoding CBO0543 family protein, with protein sequence MPVLVQQMLLAAIIATTLDLILISKGLYSFPVRPFPEVFDIHIGFTLVLLPLSTVFLLFVFKYSTRLERMIMLAICGLAAMLLEIGSEKVGWFKHNELWRHWYSFIGYIIYLQIMWTFFRIRYKYKKN
- a CDS encoding DUF2515 family protein, producing the protein MLNLEKLWSLHHPVLPKHLKRLKKDLKDQLNSTLPGNQLSLTDYEQSIINSIKAKTEQFNVNNLTRTQAYLSFYLNHTEIHWAFLGHMVSRNGGWNMTDLKGEFLPEILSAEERTHYFLFLERGNWLIFQDAYPQFLIYEESKKQQRPLFYLLPFFGVSIFMETVWKYFWNSFDNYSLAIAQVVNEQNYLEGRLIQNHHYQQTVLDTLEFQVQDLFKFNQILFPLPDQSGKQVKLIGQTLQHFASLRERVMLGKRLYELLFASESRLQRITKWAESTPHSGSRKDYWNQLFHDIRENLPGNNLKRKIKNCQLINNSAKLYSPPLNYAWENIFHTKADGKDWFEDPAIVHYLIRESYEVKGAVQHLYCENLEKIEMAAMAKKILFS
- a CDS encoding reverse transcriptase-like protein, whose protein sequence is MKVRIEWIYRTLKGTETSFSSENMNASKALLIAEDLEKSGRVGAISFIDSHDTALSIKELRKYLQGIQTEPHNVTVYFDGGFDIKTHSSGLGCAIYYEQNGKFFRLRRNALVEELSSNNEAEYAAIHLSIQELELLGVHHLPVTFIGDSQVVINQLNDTWPVLEEELARWADRIDEHLERLGITPELEVVSRKKNREADKLATQALNGIEITSTVELTEQ